GGTATCTGACCTGCATCGCACCAGAATCAATACAAGTAATATCTCGACTTAATTAGCAGATAGTGAAATGACCAAACACACGACTAAACACATTTTTGTCACCGGCGGCGTTGTCAGTTCGTTAGGAAAAGGACTCACTTCCGCCTCAATCGGGCTGCTCCTGGAACAACGCGGGTTACGGGTCCGTATGCAAAAACTCGACCCGTACATTAACATTGATCCCGGCACAATGAACCCGTATGAGCATGGCGAAGTTTATGTATTAGATGACGGATCGGAAACGGACCTGGATCTGGGGCATTACGAACGATTCACAAACAGTCCGCTCTCCCGCAAATCGAATTATACAACCGGTCAAATCTATCAACGGGTCATCGAAAAAGAACGCCGTGGCGAATACCTGGGTGCCACCGTGCAGGTGATTCCACACATCACCGATGAAATTAAAGAGTCAGTCTACAACCTCGACAGCTCAGACGTTGATGTTGTCATCACCGAACTGGGAGGAACGGTCGGGGATATCGAAGGACTTCCCTTCCTCGAAGCAATTCGTCAGATCCCGCTGGATATCGGCAAAGAGAACTGCCTGTTCATTCATTTAACGCTGGTCCCCTACATCAAAGCGGCAGGGGAAATGAAAACCAAGCCCACCCAGCACAGCGTGGGGTTATTACGCCAGATTGGTATTCAGCCTGATGTCTTGATCGTCAGAACCGAACGCCCCATGGACAAGGACCATGCAGACAAAATTGCGTTGTTCTGTAATGTGGAAAAAGGGGCCGTCATCGAAGAAGTCGATACGGAGTTTTCAATTTATGAAGTGCCCGAAGGCCTGGCCAACGACGGACTCGATAAACTGATCATTCGCAAATTACAGTTGGATGCAGAACCCTTGGATCTTTCCAACTGGCGAACTCTGCTGAATCGGATCAAAAACCCGGAACACGAAGTGACCATCGCCGTGGTAGGGAAATACATCGATCATAAAGATGCTTACAAATCGATTTATGAATCCCTGTTCCATGCCGGCTTCCACCATTCCACACGGATTCTTCTAAAACGCATTGAAGCAGAAGAAGTCGAACGCCAAGGTGCTGACAAGTTACTTTCCAATGTCGACGGAATTCTTGTTCCCGGCGGATTTGGGAAACGGGGAATTGAAGGAAAAATCGCGACGGTTAAGTATGCCCGCGAAAACAAAATTCCTTACTTTGGAATCTGTCTGGGAATGCAATGTGCGGTAATTGAATTTGCACGCAATGTGTTAGGCTTGCCCGACGCGCATAGTACCGAATTCAACAGTGAAACCAATGCCCCTGTGATTTGTCTGCTGGAAGAACAAAAGGAAATCACGGAAAAAGGGGGCACGATGCGTCTCGGAGCACAGGACTGCATCATTAGCAAAGACTCCAAAGCCCATACCTGTTATGGCGCGGATTCCATCAGTGAGCGGCACCGCCATCGTTATGAGTTCAATCCGGAATATAAAACACAGATGATTGAAGCCGGCATGATTCCGACAGGCACCAGCCCCAATGGAAATCTGGTCGAGATTGTTGAAATTCCGGATCACCCCTGGTACCTCGCCGTGCAGTTCCATCCGGAATTCAAATCCAAGCCCGTCAGTCCACATCCACTGTTTGCAGGCTTTGTCGCAGCGGCCTTGAATTACCACCAACAGAAAGTCCGCGTGACTGTTTAACGAGTGATGGACTCCGATGTCTGTGCTGGAACGCACCAGGAAAATGGAAACATTCCCCAATGAGTTCCAAAGAAACTGCAACTGGCTTGAATTTATCCGGTTTGCTGAATCTCCATAAGCCGCCTGAAATCACGTCGCGCCAGGTAGTAAATCAGATCCAGAAACGGATCAAACCAGTGAAAGTCGGACACGCTGGCACACTGGATCCTCTGGCGACAGGCGTATTGGTGGTCTGCCTGGGATCAGCGACGCGGCTGATTCGTTTTGTGCAGGATCAGCCGAAAGAATATATCGGCGAATTCATCCTGGGGAAACGAAGCGATACGGATGATCTCTCAGGAAATGTGATTGATACCCCGGGCTGCCCCACGATCACACGAACGCAATTAGAAAGCTGTCTACCAGACTTTCAGGGACAAATTGAACAGGTACCACCACAATATTCGGCGGTCCACATCGGCGGACGGCGAGCCTATGACTTGGCGCGCCAGGGAAAAGAGTTTGAAATTCAGCCACGGATGGTGGAAGTCTACGAAATCGAATTAACGGTGTTTCAGTTCCCGTTGTTTCAACTGCGGATTGTCTGCGGATCAGGGACCTATATTCGCTCTATCGGTCGTGATCTGGGAGAACAATTAGGTACGGGCGCAACGATGTCTTCACTGGTTCGCACACGGATTGGCCAGTTCAGCCTGGACAACGCAATGCAGCTGGATGAAGAACTTTCGCTGGAATCGATTTCCCGGCATCTGCAGCCCGCAGCATTAGCCGTCACAAATCTTCCACAGTATCAATGCAATGCACAGGAACTCCAGTTTCTCAGCCAGGGACGCAAGCTCAAATGTAATCCCGAGCAGTTTCCTGACACTAATCAGATCACAGAGATTGCGGTCATGACGCAGGAAGGCGCACTCGCTGCCATCGCTGAATGGGATCAATCGATCCACCAACTGTCACCGAGACAGGTCTATTATCAACCATCGAAATAACCGGTTTAGCAACCACAAAGTCTGGTGAGTCAATCCGCCGACGGAGTCACCCATGAAACTCATCCTGGCCAGCACATCATCCTATCGCGCCGAACAATTGAAACGGCTGGGACTTGATTTCGAAACACGCGACCCACAAGTCGACGAAGCCCTGTTCAAGCAGGCGGGCTTCACTCCCGAGACACTTGCCGAGGTACTGGCTCTGGAAAAAGCCAAACAGGTCGCTGGGCAAAACCCCGAGACAATCGTGATTGGGGGTGACCAGTTGGTCTCGTTTGAAAATACCATCCTGGGAAAACCAGGCTCGGAACAGGCCGCCATTGATCAGTTAATGGCAATGCAAGGGAAGTCCCATACACTGATTACGGCCATCGCTGTCATTGGACCTGACTTCCTTGAAACTCATATCAATCAGACCACTCTGAAAATGCGGCAACTGGATCAAGACGCCATTAAACGGTACGTCCAATTTGACCAGCCCCTTGACTGTGCAGGAGCCTACAAACTGGAAAGCCAGGGAATCGCACTGTTTGTAGAGATCCAGTCAACAGATCATTCCGCGATTACCGGCATTCCTCTGATTGCCTTGACCACACTCTTGATCAAAGCGGGAGTGACTCTCCCTTGATTTCTCGATTCGACTTCCTTAATAACACAAAGCCTGCAGAAGTTTCCTCCTGCAGGCTTTGCTGATTCAACAAAAACAAATTTTACTCAGACGGACTGCAAGTCCAGCAGAGCTTCCCGCAGACGGTTTCGTGCGGTATGCAGTCGACGCTTGATCGTACCAATAGGACGATCAAATTCGTGACTCATTTCTTTCAAAGACTGTCCTTTGAAATAAAATGAGATCAACGTTTCACGGTCGACTTCGCCCAGCTGTTCCAGACCACCGCGTAATTCAGTTGCCCGTTCACTTTCCAGCATTTTGTCCAAAGGACTTTCTGGATCATCGTCCAGGACGATGAAAGTATCAGGGCTCTGAATGCACTCGTTAGGCCGACGAACAGCTCGATTGATCGACATCCGAACTGCAATCTGACGCAACCACCCACCGAATCGCTCTGGAGCGTTCAGCTGAGACAGTTTACGCATTGCCTGAATGAAAACATCCTGCGTGACTTCACTGGCCTCAGCGTGATTTCGCAATCGCTTCATCACGATTGCAAAGACCGTCGATTCGAATTGAACAACAAGTGAACCAAATGCGTCCCGGTCTCCGTTCTGAGCGGCAGTAACTAATAGAATTAAGTGCTGATCTTCCATTGTAATTTCTCTTCTCTGTCCTTGTTTAAGGACTCTGGTTCATAGATGTTCAAAGTGGTTGCTCTAATCACATTCGAATTGAGAACCGAACAACATACGAGTCAGCCGTGAGACCAGAGAAAGAGTGTGACTCTTCCAGCCAGAAATTCAGGTGCCCTACGTAAGGTTCTCGCCATCAAACATGGCAGTGTCAGCTAAAACCTGATGGGTTCTAACCAACCACTTTGAGTAAACGATTTTCTGCTAAAAAGCAGGGAAAAGGGACTGCTTACGAAGCAGTTCCGGTCACAGTGGTCCTGGGTCCCGTTATCTGCATATCTCTTTGATATTGCAGATGCATCGATGGTTGATGTTGGCAACAACAATGCCAACTCATCGAGGGGGTCCCCGGCATACCACCGGATTCCGACAATCGTTCTCCATATAGAGGGTCTAACGAATCGAAACGGAGGGCTGCACGGACGACATCGATGGCTTTCACGACAGCTGCTGTTTTCACAAACGCGCTATTGTTAATTGCTTTGACGACGAAACGACGATTCTGTTTAGAAAAAATCATCAGTGCACCTCCTGCGTTAAACCGCAGAGAAAGAGACTAAAAAAGAGAGGGCTAAAGCCTCATAAGTAAAAAACGGATTCAATCCGCTCACAAAATAAATCAGTAGAGATTCTCTGATTGATAGTCAAGAACCTCTCTACACCAACTAGACATCCACAGTCTGTCTTTGGTTCGCGTATTTTTGACAGTTTTCGGTAAAATATTGATTATTTCAAGAGAGGTTTTGTGAAATCGCTACAGATTCTCGCTGAATCACGCGCCCCCCAGAAGAAACCAACAACGGTAAGTCTTTTCGTAAATACTACTTAAAAGAAACGGCTTGCCAGATAATTAATCGTAACATATTTTCAGTTATTTTCCGGCGTGGGATGCGATTTTACTTTTTTTGAGTCGAGAGAATCGTAAAGACCTTGAATCCACTTTTCATATTTTGGACGGGGATATAAGTTTTGGTCGTTAAAGTCTGCTTACCGGTAGACAAACTGAAGGTCAAATAGGAAGTCGAAATCCCTTGTTTTTTAATCAGCCCTGCCGAAAACGGCCCCTCTTTCTGCTGGCTTTCCGCCAAAATATTGTAGATCTTCAAGACCGTTGTCGGTACATCAATCAGTGCCAGAAGATTTGCCTTACTCAGCCCCTCCTCTCGTGCCGCTTCAAATGCGGGCTGATTTTGTGCAAGCTGTTTTGAATTGTCAGGAGCATCCAAGGCTTCCAGAAATTTCTTCATGGAAGCAGTCGCTCCCATCGCCTGCAGTACCTTTCCTTCGGGATACGCCATTCGATTGGTAATCCCCGAAGGACCATATAGCACTTCGAGCATGCGTTTTTGAATCTGCAGGGGATCGGATTCCGGGTTGATCTCTTGTTTGATCACCGTTAGATCAACTGTGACATCCCCAATCTTTTCTGCATCGGGTGTCATCGTCACTTGTTGCTGCATTCCTGGCAAAGAAATATTTTTCATCAACGACATCATCTGTCGTGTATATTTCCGCATTTCTTCAGAAGGACTCACTTCAGAAATCGTATAGGCATTCAAAACGCCTTCCGAGAGTTTGCCTAATTCAAATGAAAAATAATAACTGCCAAATTTCAAGCTGCGAATCTCTTTGACAATCGATTCGAATTGCGCTTTGGCTTCGGCATTCTGTTCTGTCTCGTCAAACATCTGGGCCGTAAAATTCATGCCCCAGGTAATCAACGCATCGGTATTCCCCGCACCCGCAAAATAGGTTAGTTGGTTTGCAGGAAATTTTCCAAGTTGTGCAAACCCCTGAGGTTGATTTGCCTGAAATAATAGATCCGTCACCGAATTTGCTTTGACTTCAAACAGGCTTTCGACACCAAGACCAGCAGGAGTCACTTTGACTGCCGTGGTATAACTTTGAGAGTCCTGAACTGCCTGCAGCGCGCCTTTGGCTACTGCAGAATACATCGCCATCATCGGTTTCA
This genomic interval from Gimesia alba contains the following:
- a CDS encoding CTP synthase, whose translation is MTKHTTKHIFVTGGVVSSLGKGLTSASIGLLLEQRGLRVRMQKLDPYINIDPGTMNPYEHGEVYVLDDGSETDLDLGHYERFTNSPLSRKSNYTTGQIYQRVIEKERRGEYLGATVQVIPHITDEIKESVYNLDSSDVDVVITELGGTVGDIEGLPFLEAIRQIPLDIGKENCLFIHLTLVPYIKAAGEMKTKPTQHSVGLLRQIGIQPDVLIVRTERPMDKDHADKIALFCNVEKGAVIEEVDTEFSIYEVPEGLANDGLDKLIIRKLQLDAEPLDLSNWRTLLNRIKNPEHEVTIAVVGKYIDHKDAYKSIYESLFHAGFHHSTRILLKRIEAEEVERQGADKLLSNVDGILVPGGFGKRGIEGKIATVKYARENKIPYFGICLGMQCAVIEFARNVLGLPDAHSTEFNSETNAPVICLLEEQKEITEKGGTMRLGAQDCIISKDSKAHTCYGADSISERHRHRYEFNPEYKTQMIEAGMIPTGTSPNGNLVEIVEIPDHPWYLAVQFHPEFKSKPVSPHPLFAGFVAAALNYHQQKVRVTV
- the truB gene encoding tRNA pseudouridine(55) synthase TruB gives rise to the protein MSSKETATGLNLSGLLNLHKPPEITSRQVVNQIQKRIKPVKVGHAGTLDPLATGVLVVCLGSATRLIRFVQDQPKEYIGEFILGKRSDTDDLSGNVIDTPGCPTITRTQLESCLPDFQGQIEQVPPQYSAVHIGGRRAYDLARQGKEFEIQPRMVEVYEIELTVFQFPLFQLRIVCGSGTYIRSIGRDLGEQLGTGATMSSLVRTRIGQFSLDNAMQLDEELSLESISRHLQPAALAVTNLPQYQCNAQELQFLSQGRKLKCNPEQFPDTNQITEIAVMTQEGALAAIAEWDQSIHQLSPRQVYYQPSK
- a CDS encoding Maf family protein, with amino-acid sequence MKLILASTSSYRAEQLKRLGLDFETRDPQVDEALFKQAGFTPETLAEVLALEKAKQVAGQNPETIVIGGDQLVSFENTILGKPGSEQAAIDQLMAMQGKSHTLITAIAVIGPDFLETHINQTTLKMRQLDQDAIKRYVQFDQPLDCAGAYKLESQGIALFVEIQSTDHSAITGIPLIALTTLLIKAGVTLP
- a CDS encoding RNA polymerase sigma factor translates to MEDQHLILLVTAAQNGDRDAFGSLVVQFESTVFAIVMKRLRNHAEASEVTQDVFIQAMRKLSQLNAPERFGGWLRQIAVRMSINRAVRRPNECIQSPDTFIVLDDDPESPLDKMLESERATELRGGLEQLGEVDRETLISFYFKGQSLKEMSHEFDRPIGTIKRRLHTARNRLREALLDLQSV